The nucleotide window GTGGTCTgtactgacctataggagatactCTGTCTTCTTCTACCTATCCCAGCTCTCCACACACAGCCCCGTGGCCATAGGAGAACAGTGGCCATTAtttaatacagtgtgtgaacaacggccgctgttcccCATAGAATTCTGcacagtgtattctttttttataagaatggccattgttatacTCGGAAACAACAGCCTTTTCCTACCCAATTcatgctgaggaggaagaagaccaggcccgTCTCCacataccgccccccccccccaatggggtTTGGGGGGAAtggggccagatagcttattaacatacattacaaagttgtagaactaaattaaattaaattacatTAAAGCgtctatgtacccacaatctgaaacccccaaaccgcttgtaccattgaatagctgcttttaatccaagatctgtgtcagattggcgtggcctagagtgtctgtgcattaggcttccgtccctcctccctggcctcctcatcattaggaacgcccccgggcaggattttttctattcatcacctgaacactgtacaggggccttaacgatccagctcatgtgcagtgttcacacaggtgatgaataggagaaattgttctaggggttTTCCTGATGatgaagggcggggaggaggaacagaggggtgtcgcaatcctagggcatagacaccctACGCCAcgccaatctgacacagggctgcaagtttaaaagttgttttttaggacaataactgtatcacctgctgaacggtacaaggggctggggggggggggggggggaccgattgtgggtacagagtcactttaagctaaaaaaaaaatgtccggagttgtcctttaagtatttaACAGTTTTGCATTGAGGGGATGAGcaggtgtcctgtatactgtacattctgTGTTATGGATGATGATGGGAATCTGTCCTGATACAAGAACCATAATGTTATGGTAAAGAGGAAATGACATGACTTAAGGTATTGCTCTTTCTAAGCCCACTTTACCTTTGACCCAATCTCCCCTTCCCCCACAAACTCTGAGGACACTCCGGTAGTGTTGGAACAATTGGCCATAACATCATCTTTATTAAAGTGCTTCAAATTAACAAATAGAATAACATTAAAcaacaataaataacaataagagataataataataacaacaatgatAACAATAATAGATAATAATAGCAACAATAATAGAGTTCAGGTCTAGGGAGGTCTGGCATTGCACCATCCAGCAGCACCAGTCACTGACTATCCCCCAGCAGCACCAGTCACTGACTATCCCCCAGCAGCACCAGTCACTGACTATCCCCCAGCAGCACCAGTCACTGACTATCCCCCAGCAGCACCAGTCACAGACTATCCCCCAGCAGCACCAGTCACAGACTATCCCCCAGCAGCACCAGTCACAGACTATCCCCCAGCAGCACCAGTCACTGACTATCCCCCAGCAGCACCAGTCACTGACTATCCCCCAGCAGCACCAGTCACTGACTATCCCCCAGCAGCACCAGTCACTGACTATCCCCCAGCAGCACCAGTCACTGACCAGTCACCATCCCTCTGACGGGTCCCCTTCAGAGTAACTCTACATTAAAGTCCCCTATGAGACCCCCCTACCGCAGGCTGTCAGGACGAGAAATGAACCAAGACGCGCACACCCGGCCGCCATATAACCTCCGATAGGGGCGAGGGGAGGGCTGACTGTGTCTGGCGACAACTAATGCTCCGCCTCTTCTTCACCTCTTATAGGACCTGTGTCCGTTGCtaagtgactcacctagcaactcccgcacTTTTCCGTGTCGGCTCCACTCCCTCTCCCACTGACTTACACTTAACCCTTACTGCCCCACACTTCTTCCGTACTTAACCCATTACACTCCCAGCTATCCCAGCCATGCTGCGCCCCCCGCTCTGTGCCCTTCCTTCGTATACCAGCCGGCAGCTGAAAGTTACAGAAAACAGAATTCCAACCCtcagtgctgctgctcctcttcctcccgctCGGCTTATCACAGGCAGTGTGAGGGTTAATATTTTCCCGCCAAATTACAGTATCTCTGAGATAAAGCCTGAAACAGTCCAACCCCGCCTCACACCCTCACACCGCTGCTGCTCGAGAAGGATCTCCGGACATGGCTGCCGGTAAGTGGATCCAGCCGaccagatatatacagtatactgcaatagcatctatatactgcagctctCGGGGGTCAGAGACAGATATACACAGTGTGGTGTAATACTATCTATATCCTGCAGCTCTCAGGGGACAGAGACGGTCGTCCAGGGTAGAGAGCAGCAGCTCCGCTCCCTGTATACTGCGCACAGCCtgtacactaagggggagatttatgaaagggtgtaaatatacatctggtgtaaactgcccactgcagccaatcacagctcagctttcggctctggtaaaatataagaggagctgtgattggttgctgtgggcagtttacaccagatgtatatttacaccctttcataaatctccccctatgtatctaCATCATATGGAAACGTCACCCGTCTTAGCTTTGGATTTTTAAACACTTTTGTTACAACAATCGTTGTTTATTTAGTAAATATTTTAATTGTTATTTGCATTAAACAAACATGGTGATACCCAttatatatactggtgttatactCTTCTATAGGGGTCAGGTAGGACCCATGGCGGTTCCATAGTGTCATTTCTATATATTGGACACATATGGGTAAGGAGCGTGACTTGGTGAGGGTAGTCGACGGCCCAAAGTTATCAACAAACAAAAATAGTTGGAAGTGCACCAACAGGGGCCCCCAATGTGGGAGACCACCCActactttaaagggatactccagcgaaaatctttttttctttctttctctaatcaactggtttagaaagttatatagatttgtaatttactaatatttaatctcaagtttttccatacttaacagctgctgtatgtcctgtaggaagtggtgtattctctccagtctgacacagtgctctctgctgccacctctgtccatgtcaggaactgtccagagcaggagaggttttctgtagggatttgctgctgctctgggcagttcctgacatggacagaggtggcagcagagagcactgtgtgaaactggagagaatacaccacttcctgcatgacatacagctgctgataagtacaggaagacttttttttttttttttttttttttaaataaaagtaaattacaaatctatataacgttctgaaaccagttgctctgaaagaaaaatattttcatgggataacccctttaagggctctcAGTCTATTAGCCATGGAAAAGACACCCAATCAGAAACAAGAACAAATACACACCATAGACAACAACAAAACTCATATCATAAAAGTATAAAACCCTGAACTTTAAAACCTAacgggagggagggaagggaagcggctccaggagcagcggctgaggggaggaggggttaaccctttccttccaCAGCTATGGGGACTGTTCAACAGGCAGCTGGAGCCAAATCAAACAGGAGGGCAGGAAGGGGAAGAAGGGGTTAAGAGTCTGGCCAGTCAGAGAGGACTCCACCTAGGTAAATGGAATAAATTGTCTTTCAGTTAGATTGTTCCTTAGAGTTGTTAGTTGTGTAATATCCCGACAGTGCCGGCCTTCCAGATAAAGGGGAGGAAGGGATTCAAGCCAGATGACTGTGGGAGAGCGAGAAAACGTAACTGGAGAAACTAGTTTGGGCCGTACCTAACACCACACGTTCTACTTCTCTTGGCTCCAGGTTTGGCCACCAGTTTCCCATCTGTTTGGGTGGATTCCAGGTTAGATGTATATGGAGTAATATCGGTTTGGTAGAACTATATTGGGTTTGTAGTTATCTGGACTCCCAGGTACTCGGTGAGGATTCTTTGTAGGGACAGACTGACGGCCATTGTGGTTGTTTCCTTctatttgggtgggttcacactacagaatccatgcggagaagttccggcggattccgtcgcttgtacccGCTCCTGGCGGGGCGCATCTCCGTCCATCCCATAGACACCCCATATGGTCGGGCAGGCTCCGCCATCCGCCGCAAGAATTGACATTGACGGTGGAATTGGTCCAGcaatagaatagtgtctatggcatgggcgctctgcagtgatgaggggccagagtgacgtcactacagAGCGCTGCCACTATATATATAAGGAGGGGTTGGCCGGCAGGGCTGGATTGGTGCAGAAggctgtagccccacccccagggcACCCAACCAACATATTAATAAAATACAGGATTGTATGAAAACCgtgctgaagacaaagaaaacTTCCCTCCTCCTCAGAATCTCATGCCAGATGTGATAGACATAGATGTGATCTCCGGTATGTTCTCATTACAGACATGGGGCATTTTGTGGACAGACATCAAACGGAGCTGATACAACATGTGACTCCGGTGCCACCGATCCTCGATGATCTCCGGGACTGGAATCTAATAAAACGTGAACAAAATAGCATAGTGCGCAGTAAGACAACCGATCAGGAGAAGATGCGGCAGCTCTTCGATTACGTTGAAGCCTGGGGAGATGAAGACAAAGACCGGTTACTGGAATC belongs to Dendropsophus ebraccatus isolate aDenEbr1 chromosome 9, aDenEbr1.pat, whole genome shotgun sequence and includes:
- the LOC138801598 gene encoding apoptosis-associated speck-like protein containing a CARD translates to MAADMGHFVDRHQTELIQHVTPVPPILDDLRDWNLIKREQNSIVRSKTTDQEKMRQLFDYVEAWGDEDKDRLLESLRKHNAPLIRRLGRHQNQMGAGMDLR